The Oryzias latipes chromosome 16, ASM223467v1 genome includes a region encoding these proteins:
- the LOC101165584 gene encoding E3 ubiquitin-protein ligase RNF144B yields MAGRSPPQHRDVQELVTNEGGAGPQSGAEVFCKLCLSQRPAAAAKELQSCKCTFCGTCLQQYVELAIKEGGGTPITCPDMACQKSGVLLDSEVASLAAADQVSLYQRLKFERGVKLDPSKAWCPVLECQAVCSVPPSSEGRPAAAPCPACRAVFCSGCRELWRDGHVCPELQPMIVASPSDESRDSDASIKQCPMCGVYIERNQGCAQMLCKSCKHTFCWYCLQNLDGDIFLRHYDKGPCRNKLGHSRASVMWNRTQVVGILVGVSIVVLVTSPLLLMASPCILCCVCKPCSRKKKRKKDGDSSP; encoded by the exons ATGGCCGGCAGAAGCCCCCCACAGCACCGGGACGTCCAGGAGCTGGTGACGAATGAGGGTGGAGCCGGCCCCCAGAGTGGCGCCGAGGTTTTCTGCAAGCTGTGCTTGAGCCAGCGTCCAGCTGCTGCAGCCAAggagctgcagagctgcaagTGCACGTTCTGCGGCACG TGTTTGCAGCAGTATGTTGAGTTGGCGATAAAGGAGGGTGGGGGAACCCCCATCACCTGCCCGGATATGGCCTGCCAGAAGAGCGGCGTGCTGCTGGACTCGGAG GTCGCCAGTTTGGCTGCGGCCGATCAGGTGAGCCTTTACCAGCGGCTGAAGTTTGAGAGAG GAGTGAAGCTGGACCCCAGCAAAGCCTGGTGCCCGGTGCTGGAGTGTCAGGCGGTGTGCAGCGTGCCGCCCAGCTCAGAGGGTCGACCTGCCGCCGCGCCCTGCCCGGCCTGCCGCGCGGTGTTCTGCTCCGGCTGCAGAGAGCTGTGGCGGGACGGCCACGTGTGCCCGGAGCTGCAGCCCATGATCGTGGCCTCCCCGTCAGATGAAAGCAG GGACTCGGATGCTTCCATCAAGCAGTGCCCCATGTGCGGCGTCTACATCGAGAGGAACCAAGGCTGCGCACAGATGCTGTGCAAAAGCTGCAAGCACACGTTCTGTTGGTACTGTCTGCAGAACCTGGAT GGCGACATCTTCCTGAGACACTACGATAAAGGGCCGTGCAGAAACAAGCTGGGCCACTCCAGGGCTTCTGTGATGTGGAACCGAACGCAG GTGGTGGGCATCCTGGTGGGAGTCAGCATCGTTGTGTTGGTGACCTCCCCGCTCCTGCTGATGGCCTCCCCCTGCATCCTGTGCTGCGTGTGCAAGCCCTGTAGcaggaaaaagaagaggaagaaggacGGCGACTCCTCGCCATAG
- the iqcg gene encoding IQ domain-containing protein G, with protein MSLSEIQSLRVAAALEHFAHRLQTLEHSILLKISVEIDAAPAQERSSLIKLVTECKRMSQEISHLCHEVEKRQSFCSLQLFSEKIRDKIELEDRKTTVMRQQQEIQEKTKEIKKLKLQQKKLALQVNAKKTMSEEKNHKKCEQIQEETLQTGSLQEEELEFVRERLREEERVHTESQKFLLDQNQEVQKELHMRKEQTQQSLNEKKQQLYDVSRKKTLALDKLMEMRRMVREMEQLVMEDKVEQQRLQKEQAKVTAATKVQAWWRGCMVRRGLGPFRKTEDNVKDKKKKKKGKKK; from the exons ATGTCTTTGTCAGAGATCCAGAGTCTTCGTGTTGCAGCGGCTCTCGAACATTTTGCACATCGCCTGCAGACGCTGGAGCACAGCATCCTACTGAAGATCAGCGTGGAGATAGACGCAGCACCTGCACAG GAAAGATCCAGCCTGATCAAGCTGGTGACAGAGTG caAACGAATGTCACAGGAGATATCTCATCTGTGCCATGAGGTTGAGAAGAGACAAAGCTTCTGctctctgcagcttttctcagagaaaat ACGGGACAAAATTGAACTGGAGGACAGAAAAACGACTGTAATGAGACAACAGCaggaaatacaagaaaaaactaaagaaataaaa AAACTGAAATTGCAGCAGAAAAAGTTGGCATTGCAGGTCAATGCAAAGAAGACGATGAGTGAAGAGAAAAACCACAAGAAGTGTGAGCAGATCCAGGAGGAGACGCTGCAGACTGGCTCTCTGCaggaagaggagctggag TTTGTGAGGGAACGGCTGAGGGAGGAGGAGCGAGTACACACAGAGTCCCAGAAGTTTCTGCTGGACCAGAACCAG GAGGTGCAGAAGGAGCTGCACATGCGGAAGGAGCAGACGCAGCAGTCGCTGAATGAGAAGAAGCAGCAGCTTTATGACGTCTCCAGAAAGAAAACACTGGCCTTAGATAAACTGATGGAGATGAGGAGGATG GTCAGGGAGATGGAACAGCTGGTCATGGAGGACAAGGTGGAGCAGCAGAGGCTGCAGAAAGAGCAGGCAAAAGTAACTGCTGCTACCAAG GTCCAGGCCTGGTGGAGGGGCTGCATGGTCCGCCGAGGCCTGGGCCCCTTCAGGAAAACAGAAGACAACGTGAaggacaagaagaagaagaagaaaggaaagaagaagTGA